A single genomic interval of Pyrus communis chromosome 5, drPyrComm1.1, whole genome shotgun sequence harbors:
- the LOC137735467 gene encoding protein TILLER ANGLE CONTROL 1-like, whose protein sequence is MKIFNWVHKRLHHKDGFSGSVKKTELEMETNDKGTQAFLKQVGLVDVDGLDGWREGILTIGTLGFNPLKSFNKNEYFVLESEEDDHENNGFSHSDNDDDNDEHYDDNFGDEELNPLMFKTFGHSFEDVGSNSDAIEKPADDDHAILTVGGVPLTPFEGSQYEISIASPDLYCSEITDEDQRKKRGQRITLADLFQADHVHDVGQLNLDSCKVQPEMQKKVNVGTKSGLAFAKKLIPRVKEDSSPIKNLQRLMRRMLKRKIHPAELDVNVHKSDGLKQPREVELITNVESDASDSVSLLPIQGATACVH, encoded by the exons ATGAAG ATCTTCAACTGGGTTCATAAGCGGCTTCATCACAAAG ATGGATTTTCTGGAAGTGTGAAAAAGACTGAACTGGAAATGGAAACCAATGACAAGGGCACACAAGCATTTCTCAAGCAAGTCGGGCTTGTTGATGTTGACGGGCTTGACGGCTGGAGGGAGGGCATTTTAACGATAGGTACCTTGGGTTTCAATCCTCTAAAATCCTTCAACAAGAacgaatattttgttttggagaGCGAAGAGGACGATCACGAAAACAATGGATTTTCACACAGTGATAATGATGACGACAATGATGAACATTATGATGATAATTTTGGAGATGAAGAACTGAATCCtttaatgtttaaaacattTGGACACAGTTTTGAGGACGTTGGGTCAAACTCTGATGCCATTGAGAAACCAGCTGATGATGATCATGCCATCTTGACCGTTGGTGGTGTTCCTCTTACACCATTTGAAGGGTCCCAGTATGAAATCAGTATTGCGTCACCTGATCTGTACTGTTCCGAGATCACCGATGAAGatcaaaggaagaagagaggTCAAAGAATAACCCTAGCTGACCTATTCCAGGCTGATCATGTTCATGATGTTGGTCAACTGAATCTTGACTCCTGCAAAGTCCAGCCAGAAATGCAGAAAAAGGTGAATGTGGGAACAAAGAGTGGCCTAGCATTTGCCAAGAAGCTCATTCCTCGCGTCAAAGAGGATTCAAGTCCAATAAAAAATCTGCAACGA CTGATGAGGAGGATGTTGAAGAGGAAGATCCATCCAGCTGAGCTTGATGTCAATGTTCACAAATCAGATGGCCTGAAGCAGCCCCGTGAAGTAGAACTCATCACCAATGTTGAAAGTGATGCCTCTGACTCAGTTTCTTTGCTTCCAATTCaag GTGCTACTGCTTGTGTCCATTGA